The bacterium genome contains the following window.
ATTTTGTTGAATCAACTGAAACAAGAACAAAAAGTAAGGCTATAATAACAATATCAAACTCCCACCCACCTACTCCAGAAAAACCAGCATTCCATACGAATATTTTTGAAAATATCGCTCCAAGTATCACTACTCCCAGAACTGATCCAGCTAATCTTATTTTTGTACCTAACAATATAAATACCGCTGACGCTAATTCTACAAGACCTACTATTGTCATAAATATTGACCCTTGTCCGCCTAGCTTAGTAAGTGCGTGATAAATAAAGACACATCCGATAACGATACGTGCAAACATCATTGCCTCATGAGCATACTTTCCCACCTGAGTTATTTCATGTATTTTGTTATTCATTTTTTTTAATTCGTTCATTTTGTAATTTTATAAGTATCTAATAATTAAATTTATTTAAGCTTTCTTATGACAGCTTTGACAACAGCAGCAATCTGAAGGTCGTATTCTGGATAAATATTTGAGTATTTTTTATTTGCTGGCTGTAAGTATATCTTACCATGTTTATCATGCTTTAAGTATTTGAGTGTCCAACCCCCATCTATTTCCGCAACTATTATTTCACCATCTTTAATTTGTTTACCACCTTCAATTCTCTCTACTAATACATAATCACCTTCACTAATATGGGCTTCTATCATGGAATCCCCTTTTACTTCTAGCATGTATGTAGAGGAACTACTTTTACCATCAAGAAGCCACTCATCCAAGC
Protein-coding sequences here:
- a CDS encoding DoxX family protein encodes the protein MNELKKMNNKIHEITQVGKYAHEAMMFARIVIGCVFIYHALTKLGGQGSIFMTIVGLVELASAVFILLGTKIRLAGSVLGVVILGAIFSKIFVWNAGFSGVGGWEFDIVIIALLFVLVSVDSTKYRLPSKK
- a CDS encoding LexA family transcriptional regulator, which produces MSYEDYKQKITNFYRSNRRMPCYSEIMSLLSFKSKNAVFKLVNKLIDDGIIEKDSTGKLSPRHIFGEVSLLGVVEAGIPTTAEEEVLDTLSLDEWLLDGKSSSSTYMLEVKGDSMIEAHISEGDYVLVERIEGGKQIKDGEIIVAEIDGGWTLKYLKHDKHGKIYLQPANKKYSNIYPEYDLQIAAVVKAVIRKLK